The Prosthecobacter fusiformis sequence ACCCCATCTCATACATTGATTTTGAAGGCCCCATCCCCAAAGGAGAATACGGAGGCGGCACAGTCATGGTCTGGGATACCGGGACTTATGAACCGCTATCCAAAGCTCCTTTGAAGGAACTCGCAGGTGGAAAACTTCACTTCACACTCAGCGGCAGCAAGTTAAACGGCGAATGGTATTTAGTCAGGTTGCGGGATGAAAAACAGTGGCTTCTCATCCGCGCAGAGGATGACATGAAACCCGTCACCAAGCGCATGGATGATACCTCCGCCATCTCTGGCCGGAACATGAAACAGCTCGCGGATGCAGATCCATGGATCAGTAACCGTCAGACAGACAAATCCACCGGCAAGGTCAAAATCAAGCGCGTAACTAAAAGTGCGGCTAAAGCTACGGCAGCCCTGGAAAAACCCGTCAAAATGCCAGCGTTCGTGGAGCCCATGAAGGCCCGCCTAGTCGCCACGCCCCCCACTGATGACGGCTGGATCTATGAGGTCAAATTTGACGGCTTCCGTGCCCTCGCCTTCAAGCAAGGTAAAGAGGTGAGCCTCATTTCGCGCACGGAACATGACATGACGCACAAGTTTCCTGAAGTCACCGAAGCGCTCCAGGCACTGGATCTACCCAACTGCATTCTTGATGGTGAAGTTGTGGCCCTGGATGACAAAGGCCGCTCCTCCTTTCAAATGCTTCAGGCCTATGAGTTAGGGCAGGAGCAGCCGCCGCTTTGTTATTACGCCTTCGACCTTTTAAGCCTCAAAGGCCGTGATCAAAAGAGCCGTTCCCTCCTGGATCGCAAAGATCGCCTGCGGGAAATCCTGCCTGATTCCGATGTCGTTCGTTATTCAGCGTCTCTGGAAGGCGATGCCTCGGCTCTTCTCAAACAGGCGAGCAAGTTGGGTCTTGAAGGGCTCATTGGCAAGAAGTCCGATTCAACCTATGAAGCTGGCAAGCGCAGCGGCCACTGGATCAAACTGAAGCTCAATGCCGAGCAGGAAGTGGTGATTGGTGGTTACACACCACCCGCTGGCAGCCGCACTCAATTTGGAGCCCTCATTGTGGGCGTGCATGTGGATGGCAAACTCCAGTGCGTGGGCAAAGTGGGCACTGGCTTCAATGCAAAACTACTCCGCGAACTGCATGCGCAATTCCAGCCCTTGATCCAGGAAAAATGCCCTTTTAGCAATCTGCCAGTAGAAAGCAGCGGTCGCTGGGGACAGGGCATTACCAAAAGGGAAATGAAAAAATGCACCTGGCTCAAATCCAAACTCGTGTGTCAGGTCAAATTTGCTGAATGGACGCGCGACTCGCGACTGCGCCAGCCTGTTTTTGTGGGGATGCGTGAAGACAAACGAGCTAGCGAAGTCATCCGCGAAAAACCCGCCTCATGAGCAAAAAATCCCAGCTTGAAGTCGAAGGTGTACAGGTGCCGGTGAGCAATCTGGAAAAGGTCATGTATCCCAAAACTGGCTTCACCAAGGGAGATGTTATCAACTATTATATCCGTGTCGCGGAATACATGCTTCCACATCTCGCCTCACGGGCCATCACACTGAAGCGATACCCGGATGGAGTGGATGGCTTTTTCTTCTATGAGAAACAATGCCCTGACCATGCACCCGAATGGATCAAGACTACCAAGGTGGCTAAAACAGATGGCAGCATTGATTACTGCGTGATTGGTGATCTCCCCTCACTCGTATGGGTGGCGAATCTGGCCAACTTGGAATTCCATACTTTTTTACACCGCAAAACTGCGGTCAAACGTCCTGCCGTGCTTGCCTTCGACCTCGATCCTGGACCACCTGCGGATATTTTGACCTGCTGTAAAGTAGGCCTCCTGCTGAAAGACCTGTTTGACTCCCTCGGGCTACAAAGCTTCCCCAAAACATCCGGCTCGAAAGGTCTCCAGGTTTACGTGCCGCTGAACACCCCTGTGACCTATGATCGAACCAAAGCCTTTGCCCAGGCCATTGCACAGGCGCTGGAACAGCAATGCCCTGACCTTGTCGTTTCCAAGATGCTGAAAAAGCTCCGCGATGGAAAAGTCCTGCTGGACTGGAGTCAAAACGATGACCACAAAACCACCGTGAATGTCTATTCACTGAGGGCCAAAGAACGTCCCACGATCTCCACCCCTGTAACCTGGGAGGAAGTGGAAAATGCATTGAAACGCAAGAAGCCCCTCGTCTTTGAAACGAAGGACATCTTTAAACGCCTGAAGAAACATGGCGACCTTTTTGCCCCCGTGCTGACTCTGAAGCAAAAGCTTCCAGCCATTCGCTCATTGGAGTAACAGATCGCGGAGGGTTCGACTTAGGGAGCCGCGTTTACTGGAGCGGGGCTGCTCATATCAGCATCACCCGGCGCAGCTCTGCCCCAGAGGAAAAACCACATGGCCAGGCCGATCAACGCCAAGATGGCGAAAAAGAGCACCGTACAACCCAACCCGCCACGACCCGATCTAATTTCAGGTTCAGTAAATTTATCATTCATAAGATTATATAGTTTTAGTTAGACCTGAATTCGGTCATGCATGTTTGATCGCCACAGGAGCACCCGATTCGATGGATTTGTACAAGGCTTCCAGGATGCGCATATCAGCCAGCCCCATCTCCCCCGGTGTGTGGCACTTTTCATCGTTCAGGATCGACTTTGAAAAATGATCCATCTCCTTGCTGAAATGGTTCTCTGCTTGCAGCAGCACTTCCTTTGCTTCTGCATCACCGCTCTTGGCATCGCCTTCTTTGACATGCAGCCGCAACCCCCGATAACTGAAGGCAGGGTCCATGTTCAGATAACCTTCTGTGCCATGCACCCGATAAAATCGGCTTTCCGCCATACCGAAAGAACAATCACAATGAGCCAACGCTCCAGAAGGATACTTCAGAGTGTAGGCAACACTTTCCGGCACTTCGCGAAAACGAGGATCATCCTCAGGTTTCCTCGCATAAGCAAAAACCTCCACAGGCTCCTCACCGAGGGTATACCTCGCCGCATTGATGCTGTAAACGCCCACGTCCCCTAGCGGTCCACCACCCAATTTGCCACTCAATCGTATGTTAGGCGCTTTGACATCCTGAGCGTTTGTGGAAACAAAGGTCTTGATCTTGCCTAGCGCTCCGCTTTTGCAGATCTCCATCGCCTTCATGTTAAAAGGCTCGTAGTGCAGCCGGTAGGCGATCATCAATTTCTTCTTCGCCTCCTGGGATGCCGCGATCATTTCTTCAGCCTCCTGCACTGTGTTGGACATGGGTTTTTCGCACAGGACATGCTTGCCCGCCTTCAATCCACGGATCGTAAATTCCGCATGCATGCTGTTAGGCAGGACGATGTAAATGACATCCACCCTTTTGTCATCCGCTAGGCGATCATACGTTTCATAGTCGTATATAGCATCTTCGTTGATGCCATAAAACTTGGCCACTTTACGCGCTTTATCCGGATGGCCGCTGACCAGTGCGACTGGCTTCGAGTATTCACATTCCGCAAACGCTGGCATGATCTCTTCCAAAGCGAGCTGACCGAGACCGACAATTGCCCACCCGACCTGCTTTTCGTTCTTAACTGGCAGCTTCAAGTTAGCTGGTTGTTTGTCAGGAGGGGCCAATGGAATGGCTGCGCTTTTAGATCCGATACTCTCTCCTGGAGCCTGATTGCCTGAAGCTCCGACCGAAGGTGCAGCCAGCAGACTTGGGCTGATGCCGACCATTCCAGACAGACCAGCGGAAGAGAACAGGAAACGGCGGCGGCTGGTGTTTAAAGTATTCATGTCTGACTAAGATCGGCCCGAGATTCCCCTCTGGATGTTTCATGTGCACGTCTGCTTAACAAAACAAACGGCCTGGCATAAGCCAGGCCGTTTTAGATTTAAACTGTGTTCAGAGGGACCTTAATAGGTTTGCACCGTCTGTGTCTGCACCGTTCCATAAGGAGTAGTGCGCGTGGTTGTTTCCTCCATGGTTGTCACGGTAGTGGGAGGCACCTGGACCGGTACGACTTCCACTTCAGTTTCGCAACTGGTGACAAAACCAAGACCAAGGACAGCCAACGATAGGATAAGAAATGATTTCATAGTGTGCGGGATTGCATTGTTTATTCGGTTACGGTCGTCCGAATGGTTGTTCTTTTTTCTTCAATCACAGGAACTGGAGCGACGACGGCTGTTTTGACGATGACCTTGGAAGCGACCAGATTTTCTCCAACCTGCGTATACTGAATGGTGACAGGCTGGCCTGCGCGCACTGTCTCAATGGCCACAGGGTTACCCGCTTCATCCACGTAAGTGGTGGTCTGCGCAGAACTATACCGGACAGGTGTTGGAGACGAATCACTGCGGATGATCAGCCTTTCTGGGCCGAACTCGCTGATGACGCCTGAAGATGTCGTCACGGTTTCTGTCATTGCAGGGCTTTGGGCACGTGTCCTTACCACCACTTTGTCAGCCACGAGTGCATCTCCCACCCGGGTATAATGAACAGTGGCGGGCAGACCGGAACGAATCACCGTTGCAGATACTGGCGTGCCTGTTTCATCGACATAAGTGGTTCGTTCACTGAAGGTATACCGCATCGGTTGGGCTCCCGATTGGGTTCGGATGATGACAGCCTGAGGGCCGAATTCACTGATGGTGCCATCGGCAGTCGTGGCTGTGGTCACGGTTTCCACCGTCTGAGTTTGTGCGAGCGTAATACCGGTCACACACAATGCCCCGGTGGTAAGGGCAGTTTTGAGGATTCGAGCAAAGATGGTTTTCATATCAGGAGGGTTAATGGATCGACGAAGTGCTTTTGCTGCACTCTTCACATCTCCATCGCGCGCGGCACCGAAACCGTGTGCATCATAGTTTGTTAACCGAAAATTTAAACAGTCTTATCCGCTTCAATAATTGTCCTCAGAGCACGCAAAGTCAGCACACCATTCGAAACACAATGCATGAAAACGATTTCCTTCCTGTGCTTCCTGGCAGCCCTTTCCACACTCCGCTCCATCGCAGCTCCGCCTGAAACGTCTCCCACTTTAAATCTCAATCTGGAAGAAGCGGCGGTTTTCCAAAACCAGCAAATCACAGGAGTCACCGTTTCCAAAACTGGTCGCCTGTTTGTCAATTTCCCCTTTTGGTCCGATGATCATACCGATTCCGTTTTGGAAATCCTTCCAGACGGATCTACCCGGCCTTATCCAGACTCCAAATGGAACAATAAAAAGGGTGCTGCTAAATCTCGATTCATCTGTGTCCAAAGCGTTTATGTGGATGATGAAGACACCTTGTGGATTCTTGATCCCGCGTCCCCAAAAATGGAAGCTGTTGTGCCTGATGGCCCCAAGCTTCTTCAAGTCAATTTGAAGACTGACAAAGTCACCCAAGTCTTTCGCTTTGATCCATCCGTGACACCTGAGAAGTCTTATCTCAATGACATCCGTGTGGACATTGTTAGCGGTCATGCATTCATCACAGACAGTGGCACGGGTGCACTCATCGTGCTCGATATCAAAACCGGGAAAGCCCGTAGACTGCTGCATGAGCATCCTTCAACCAAAGCCGAAGAAGGAGTCGAGCTCCTGGTGGACGGCATCAAGGTCATTGATCCTAAAACAGGCAAGGCACCGCAGATTCATTCGGATGGCATCGCCTTAGACAAAGAAGGCGGCTGGCTCTACTACCACGCCCTGACCGGACGCACCCTCTACCGCATCGCCACCGCGGATCTCATCAATCCCAAGCTCACGACGGAGGAACTCGGCAAAAAAGTGGTCAATGTGGCCACCACATCCGCGCCCGATGGCATGCTGGAAGCCGACAACGGATCCCTTTACCTCACCGCTATTGAAAGCGGAGCAATCGTTCACTTTGATCCACGCTCCAAAGAAACGGCGACCCTTATTGAAGATAGCCGTATCCAATGGCCGGATACCCTCAGCCTCGCCCCGGATGGCACGATGTATATTACGGCTTCCCAGATCCATCGTATGCCCCAGTATAATGGCGGCAAGAGCCAGCAAAAGGGTCCTTATACGCTTTACCGTTTTAAGATGAATCCGCCTTCTCCGAAGTCGCCCGAGGAACAAGCGGCACAAAATCCCGATTCGCCATTGCCGAACAGCAGCACCGGACGCTGATCCCTTTTCATCATTTAGACGGGAAATGTGGAGCGGATGGTGGGAATCGAACCCACGTATCAAGCTTGGGAAGCTCGTATTCTACCATTGAACTACACCCGCAGTGGTGTGGAGGACAAGATATGGGCGATGGGGTGGCTGATGTCAAATAACATGGTGAGGTGTTTCGCATGCTCTGGGCTTGAGTTACCCGCCAGACCGGGCATTCTCAGGGGGACAACCATGTTTTACATCTCCACCCGCGGGCAAACGCGCCCCCACTCCTTCACGGAAGCTGTCGAAGTCGGCCTGGCCACTGATGGCGGCTTGTTCCTGCCTGAGAAGCTCCCTGACATTTCTGGGAAACTGGCCAGTTGGGCGGGGCTGACTTACCCCGAGTTGGCGGCGGAGTTTTTCACCCTTTTCGGACCGGACATCCCCGCTGAAGAATGGCGATCCCTCACGGCAGAGGCTTATTCCCGGTTTGATTCCCCGGATGTCGCTCCGCTGAAAAAGATCTCCGAACAGACCTATGTGCTGGAGCTGTGGCACGGCCCCACCCTGGCCTTCAAGGACTTCGCCCTGCAACTCCTCGGCCTTTTGTATAAACGCCAGGTCAAGCTGAAGGGCAAGAAACTGGCTGTGCTGGGTGCCACCTCTGGGGATACCGGGAGTGCGGCCATTCATGGATGCATGGGGCAGGAGGGCATCGAAATCTTCATCCTTTATCCCAATGGCCGTGTGGCTCCGCTGCAAGAGCGCCAGATGGCCTGCACAGGTGCAGCCAACGTCTATGCCATCCCGGTCCCTGGCACCTTTGATGACGCGCAGCGTGTGGTGAAGGAATGCTTTGGAGATCCCTCCTTTGTCTCTGCCGTCAATCTCTCGGCTGTGAACAGCATCAACATCGCCCGTGTGCTGGCCCAATGCGTGTATTACATCTGGGCCTGGATGAAGCTTCCTGAAGAAGCACGGGCCACCGTGGAATTCGTCGTTCCAACGGGCAACTTTGGCAATGTCATGGCCGGATGGATGGCCCAGCAGATGGGCCTTCCTTGTGGAGGATTCCGTGTGGCTACCAATCAGAATGACATCCTCTACCGCTTCTTTGAAACTGGGGAGTATAAACAGGGCGATGTTTCCCCAAGCTATGCACCCAGCATGGACATCCAGGCTGCGTCTAACTTTGAGCGTTATCTCTATTTCATGCTCGGCAAGGACCAGAACCGCGTCCGCGAAATCATGCTGCGTATGAAAAGGGGCGACCGAGTCACCCTGCCGAAAACGGCTTCCAGCTTCCGTGCCAGCCGCATGGATGATGCCACCATCGCCGAAGTCATCGCCCAAGTGTGGAAGGACCACGGATACGTGGTGGACCCTCACACCGCCTGCGCCTTTACCGACATGGCCAAGGACCGCGTCAGTGTCGTGCTGAGCACGGCCAGCCCGGCCAAGTTCCCGGAGGTGGTCCAGGAGGCCACCGGTGCAGAGCCTCTGCACCCCAGCCTCGAAGTGTTGAAAGCCCTGCCGCTGAAGACGGATCCACTGCCAGCCACGGCTGAGGCTGTTAAAGCGTTCATCCGCGAAAAAGTCGGCGCTTAGCGGCGCCTCGCTTCTTCTAGATCCATCGTCATATGTGCGGCCTTCGGCGTCTCCGCCGAAGGACGTTCCTGGATGTTCTTCTCTCAATTCGTTCCATTCATTTCACCAGCCGGACGTTCTTAAATCCTGCCTTGTCACCAAAGACCAGGAAGTTCAGGACCTTCTTCTCCATGCCAAGCAATTCGTGTGTTCCGCTGAGGATCGTCTCATTCACCTGAACCGTTGTCTGGTTGCCTTTGAAGGTGATCCGCACCGGATACCAGACGCCTGTCTCCAGTTCCACGGCCTTGCGTGCCAGCGGCAGGATCTGATCACGGGGTTCTCCCGGAGCAGGATTCTTTGTTAGGCCCACCTGTGTGGCGCTGATTTCGACACGGAAAGATTGTTTGCCTTCACCGGCCTCAATCCTCAATGAATGACGCCCGCCCTGAAACTGGATTTGGTACTCGAGCACCCCATCTGTCACGCCGACTGGCACGCGCAGGTTTGCTCCGGTACCCTTGGCCCCCTTTTGCACGCCCCAGACGGCCCCGTCTTCCGCCTTCCATGCCCCCTTGCTAGCGGTCCAGGGTTTCTCAGGCAGGCTAACCAATGATTCTTCAAGGATTACACTGCCTTCCGCCTTGGTCAGTTCAGCCACCTTGGGCATCATTTTTTCAATGAAGGGCGGCATCTCACGGCTGTAGCCGCCGTTGCGATAACGAACGAGCAGGGTGCTGAGTTCCTTCACCACTTCAGGATTCTCCGCGCTGACATCCTTTGTCTCCGCTGGATCATCTTTGAGGTTAATTAACCTCGGCGCAAACTCGTCCGATTTCTTCCTCTTAATCCCCTCAGCAGGCACGCCCTCGATCCATTTCCACGATCCTTTGCGGACAGCGTAAACACCGTCTGAGCTGTGGATGATCATGTCGCTACGGGCAGCCGGAGCCTCTTTACCCAGCAATGCGGGCAAGATGTTGTAGCTGTCTTCGGCCGCTTCACCTGCCGCAGGCAATTTCTCACCCACGATGGCCGCTGTGGTCGCCAGAATATCCGCCAGGCTCACCATCTCATCACATACCGTTCCGGCCGGGATCTTCCCAGGCCAGCGGGCGATGAAGGGCACCTTGAATCCACCTTCCCACACGGTGTGTTTGCCACCGCGCAGATCGCCATTCACCTTCAGTCCGGCCTTGTAGGCCACCGTCTGCGGCATCTCACGCTCTGGATGGAAAACACCGCCATTGTCGGCGGTAAAAATGATCAGGGTATTGTCTGCTATGCCCTTTTCATCCAAGGCCGCCAGGATACCTCCGACACTGCGGTCCAGCTCATGAATCCAGTCTCCGTATGGCCCTGCTTTGCTCGTTCCAGCGATGTCTTTATCTGGTGTCACTGGGTTGTGAACGGCCACCGGCGTATAGTATAAAAAGAATGGTGTGTCCTTTTTCTGAGCCTTGATCCACTCCGCCGATTTCTCTGTCAAATACGGCATCACACGCTCATTCACCCGGTGGGGTGCATCCAGATCCAGAGGCTCATTCTTGTGGCTCTCCGTATCCTCGATGGTGTAGGTGGCTTTGAAATTTGGGTTGTCACGATCAGGGCCGCTGATCTTCATGTGCGCCGGGATTTTGCCATTGCGCAGACCATAGACAAAACGGTTCTCCACATACACGCCGGTCAGGTCTCCATGGTTGGCGGGCACGCCGAAATGGTAGTCAAATCCGATGTCCAGCGGCCCCGGGGAAAGCTCTGCCGCATAGTCCGTCCTCCAGGCCGGGGACTCATCCGCCTTGCCATAGCCCAAGTGCCATTTGCCGATCGCCGCCGTGCTATAACCCTGCTTTTTGAGCAGTGATGCCATGTTCAGCCGTGTCGTTTCAATGTGCAGGGGCGAGAACATGCCCAGCACCCCGTGCTTCTCCGATGTCCGCCAGCAATACCGTCCCGTGATCACCGAATACCGCGTGGGCGAGCAAACCGAGGAGGTGGTATTCGCATCCGTAAACCTCCGCCCTTCCTTAGCCAACCGGTCCAAGTTCGGCGTCTGGATCAGCTTCCCATCCGCTCCGTAACAGCCCACACTGCCATAACCATAATCATCTGAGAGAATGACAATGATGTTAGGCCGGTCCGCTGCAAACGCAGTGAGACCAGCAAGACATAGAATGGCGAGCAAGGTTTTCATGAGCCCCTGGAAACGCCAAGTGTCGGATTTCATAGCGCGAAATTTTCGTCCGTCGTGACTGTCATCCCGCCGCCGGGTCATGGGGAGAAATCAAAAAACATCCCCATGTGGGATCTGGAGAGGCAAGACCTTCATTTTCAATGGTTTAGAATGGGGATGAAAATCCCCATGTCCTCCCCATCGATCCCCATCCCGTCCCCCTGGGCACATCGAGAGAGTATACCAGGGGATACGAATGGAGTTGGAGGCGATGGACATTGGAAGACCACCGCGCGGCCCCAGGAGGGCGAATCGGCAGGAAATCAGGTGAGCCATGACGTGGCATTCTTTAAGGAACCAGGAGCTCGCGGACCGTGCCTGAAGGCCCCCTGGGGAGAAATGAAAAACATCCCCATTTGGGGATTTGAATCGCAAGGCTTTCATTTTCAATTGGTTAGGATGGGGATGTAAATCCCCACGATTTCCCCATCATCCCCATCATCCTCATGGGGATGCGCGGGGGAAGGTGGCAAACGTGGCAGGGAGAAGAAGGAATGGCTGGCGGCGAGGTTTAGAAATAACATCACTGTACATTATTTACGGATGACGTGCAAGCGGACTCCGTCCCGGACCCGATGAGATACCTCCTCTCACGTCATGCCGCCATCGCCCAAACCCATCTCTTCGCACCAGAGGAAAACAAACTTCATGGCAACTTTGTAATCCTTATACTGTCGTTACCATGCTTCCAGCAGATCATTTGCCTCTCTTGCAAGGGTAACATAGCCTTTGGAAATCGCCTCCCGTTTTACTAGGTTAACGATCTCTTTCGCCTTCTCTGCCTCCCCCTTCGCCGCGAGCACCTTGGCCGAAATCATTTTCGCTTCCCACTCTCCCTCTGAATCCGCAAGGTCTGCATACATTTTTAGACAGTCATTAGTCTGTTCCTGGCATTCCGTCATATTGCCTTTGGCAAGATGCCATTTGGCCAAACCTTGAAGAGCGTTGGCTTCACCAAGAACTTCCTTGATTTCACGATAAATCGATAGCGCGGCGTCGAAGGTGGATCTCGCCTCATCTAACTTCTTTGTTTGCAACAGCAGGTCCCCCAGCGACTTTAGCGTATTGGCTTCGCCAAGAACTTCCTTGATGTCGCGATAGATCACCATCGCCTTATCGTAGGAAGCGCGTGCCTCCTTGAACTTACCTGTGCGCAGTAGCAACTCTCCCAGCGACTTGAGAGTGTTGGCTTCGCCCAGCCGGTCCTTGATCTCTCGAAATATGCCTAGCGCGTCATCGTAGCTATAACGGGCCTCTTCCAGCTTCCCGGTGATTACTTGCAGGTCACCCAGCGATATTAGCGTGTTCGCTTCTCCAAGGCGTTCCTTGACTTCACGGAAAATCGCCAATGACTCTTCGTAACAATTCAGTGCTTCTTCCAGTTTCTCGGTACGAACAAGCAGTTCACCTAGTGACTGGAGTGAGTAAGCTTCTCCAACTCGTGCCTTGACTTCACGATATATCCCCATCGCCCTATCGTATCTGGACTGTGCCTCTTCCAGCTTACCCGTCCGCACCAGCAGGTCACCCAGCGACTTGAGAGTGTTGGCTTCTCCAAGGCGTTCCTTGACCTCACGAAAAATCGCAAGCGCCTCGTTGTAGCTAGACTGTGCTTGCTCCAGTTTGCCGGTCCGCACAAGAAGGTCTCCCAGTGACCGGAGCGTGCTGGCTTCGCCGTGGCGTTGCTTGACCGCACGAAAAATCGCCAATGCTTCATCGTAGCTAGACCGTGCTTCCTCCAGTCTCCCGGTGCGAACCAGAAGTTCACCCAGTGACCGGAGCGTATTACCTTCTCCATTGCGTGACTTGACCTTACGGTAGATCTCAAGCGCCTCATCATAGTTAGTGCGCGCCTCCTCCAACTTATCGGCGAGAACCAGCAACTCACCATGGAAAAATAGGGTGTTTGCAAGACTGGTGGTGGGAGATCCCTCTCGAGCCGACGCCTCAGCACATCTCAATATCTCCTCTCCTTCCAGGGGCCTACCTAACAATTTCAAAATTTGGGCTTTCTTTACCCAGGCATCCACCAAGCCTAATTTGTCATGAGATTGCTCAAAGTTTAGCCAGCTATCAACCACAATAAGCGCCTCTTGATACGCATCGGCCATGGTAAGAATCTGGGTCGTGGCGTTGTAATATTCTGGACGATCTGAAAACCTTTTTACTCCAGCCATCAATAGATCGACAGAGTCTTGACGTAA is a genomic window containing:
- the ligD gene encoding non-homologous end-joining DNA ligase translates to MSLTEYKKKRDFKKTAEPKGKKETAKARGIRRFVVQKHAASRLHYDFRLELDGTLKSWAVPKGIPFAKGEKRLAVEVEDHPISYIDFEGPIPKGEYGGGTVMVWDTGTYEPLSKAPLKELAGGKLHFTLSGSKLNGEWYLVRLRDEKQWLLIRAEDDMKPVTKRMDDTSAISGRNMKQLADADPWISNRQTDKSTGKVKIKRVTKSAAKATAALEKPVKMPAFVEPMKARLVATPPTDDGWIYEVKFDGFRALAFKQGKEVSLISRTEHDMTHKFPEVTEALQALDLPNCILDGEVVALDDKGRSSFQMLQAYELGQEQPPLCYYAFDLLSLKGRDQKSRSLLDRKDRLREILPDSDVVRYSASLEGDASALLKQASKLGLEGLIGKKSDSTYEAGKRSGHWIKLKLNAEQEVVIGGYTPPAGSRTQFGALIVGVHVDGKLQCVGKVGTGFNAKLLRELHAQFQPLIQEKCPFSNLPVESSGRWGQGITKREMKKCTWLKSKLVCQVKFAEWTRDSRLRQPVFVGMREDKRASEVIREKPAS
- the ligD gene encoding non-homologous end-joining DNA ligase produces the protein MSKKSQLEVEGVQVPVSNLEKVMYPKTGFTKGDVINYYIRVAEYMLPHLASRAITLKRYPDGVDGFFFYEKQCPDHAPEWIKTTKVAKTDGSIDYCVIGDLPSLVWVANLANLEFHTFLHRKTAVKRPAVLAFDLDPGPPADILTCCKVGLLLKDLFDSLGLQSFPKTSGSKGLQVYVPLNTPVTYDRTKAFAQAIAQALEQQCPDLVVSKMLKKLRDGKVLLDWSQNDDHKTTVNVYSLRAKERPTISTPVTWEEVENALKRKKPLVFETKDIFKRLKKHGDLFAPVLTLKQKLPAIRSLE
- a CDS encoding Gfo/Idh/MocA family protein; the encoded protein is MNTLNTSRRRFLFSSAGLSGMVGISPSLLAAPSVGASGNQAPGESIGSKSAAIPLAPPDKQPANLKLPVKNEKQVGWAIVGLGQLALEEIMPAFAECEYSKPVALVSGHPDKARKVAKFYGINEDAIYDYETYDRLADDKRVDVIYIVLPNSMHAEFTIRGLKAGKHVLCEKPMSNTVQEAEEMIAASQEAKKKLMIAYRLHYEPFNMKAMEICKSGALGKIKTFVSTNAQDVKAPNIRLSGKLGGGPLGDVGVYSINAARYTLGEEPVEVFAYARKPEDDPRFREVPESVAYTLKYPSGALAHCDCSFGMAESRFYRVHGTEGYLNMDPAFSYRGLRLHVKEGDAKSGDAEAKEVLLQAENHFSKEMDHFSKSILNDEKCHTPGEMGLADMRILEALYKSIESGAPVAIKHA
- a CDS encoding SMP-30/gluconolactonase/LRE family protein, whose amino-acid sequence is MKTISFLCFLAALSTLRSIAAPPETSPTLNLNLEEAAVFQNQQITGVTVSKTGRLFVNFPFWSDDHTDSVLEILPDGSTRPYPDSKWNNKKGAAKSRFICVQSVYVDDEDTLWILDPASPKMEAVVPDGPKLLQVNLKTDKVTQVFRFDPSVTPEKSYLNDIRVDIVSGHAFITDSGTGALIVLDIKTGKARRLLHEHPSTKAEEGVELLVDGIKVIDPKTGKAPQIHSDGIALDKEGGWLYYHALTGRTLYRIATADLINPKLTTEELGKKVVNVATTSAPDGMLEADNGSLYLTAIESGAIVHFDPRSKETATLIEDSRIQWPDTLSLAPDGTMYITASQIHRMPQYNGGKSQQKGPYTLYRFKMNPPSPKSPEEQAAQNPDSPLPNSSTGR
- the thrC gene encoding threonine synthase, producing the protein MFYISTRGQTRPHSFTEAVEVGLATDGGLFLPEKLPDISGKLASWAGLTYPELAAEFFTLFGPDIPAEEWRSLTAEAYSRFDSPDVAPLKKISEQTYVLELWHGPTLAFKDFALQLLGLLYKRQVKLKGKKLAVLGATSGDTGSAAIHGCMGQEGIEIFILYPNGRVAPLQERQMACTGAANVYAIPVPGTFDDAQRVVKECFGDPSFVSAVNLSAVNSINIARVLAQCVYYIWAWMKLPEEARATVEFVVPTGNFGNVMAGWMAQQMGLPCGGFRVATNQNDILYRFFETGEYKQGDVSPSYAPSMDIQAASNFERYLYFMLGKDQNRVREIMLRMKRGDRVTLPKTASSFRASRMDDATIAEVIAQVWKDHGYVVDPHTACAFTDMAKDRVSVVLSTASPAKFPEVVQEATGAEPLHPSLEVLKALPLKTDPLPATAEAVKAFIREKVGA
- a CDS encoding sulfatase family protein; this encodes MKSDTWRFQGLMKTLLAILCLAGLTAFAADRPNIIVILSDDYGYGSVGCYGADGKLIQTPNLDRLAKEGRRFTDANTTSSVCSPTRYSVITGRYCWRTSEKHGVLGMFSPLHIETTRLNMASLLKKQGYSTAAIGKWHLGYGKADESPAWRTDYAAELSPGPLDIGFDYHFGVPANHGDLTGVYVENRFVYGLRNGKIPAHMKISGPDRDNPNFKATYTIEDTESHKNEPLDLDAPHRVNERVMPYLTEKSAEWIKAQKKDTPFFLYYTPVAVHNPVTPDKDIAGTSKAGPYGDWIHELDRSVGGILAALDEKGIADNTLIIFTADNGGVFHPEREMPQTVAYKAGLKVNGDLRGGKHTVWEGGFKVPFIARWPGKIPAGTVCDEMVSLADILATTAAIVGEKLPAAGEAAEDSYNILPALLGKEAPAARSDMIIHSSDGVYAVRKGSWKWIEGVPAEGIKRKKSDEFAPRLINLKDDPAETKDVSAENPEVVKELSTLLVRYRNGGYSREMPPFIEKMMPKVAELTKAEGSVILEESLVSLPEKPWTASKGAWKAEDGAVWGVQKGAKGTGANLRVPVGVTDGVLEYQIQFQGGRHSLRIEAGEGKQSFRVEISATQVGLTKNPAPGEPRDQILPLARKAVELETGVWYPVRITFKGNQTTVQVNETILSGTHELLGMEKKVLNFLVFGDKAGFKNVRLVK